The Pan paniscus chromosome 2, NHGRI_mPanPan1-v2.0_pri, whole genome shotgun sequence genome contains the following window.
ACAAATTGAGTGGTGAGAATACAACAGAAGTCCAATTTAGATTCTGAGTGTTGTCACCATGTGATTACAATCACACAGACACTTCCAAGCTTATAGCTGGAGCTCCTGGAAGCTATTTCATACTCTGGtgcaagggcaaaaaaaaaaaaacacaacacaagaagGAATAAGTCCTGAATTATTGGCTTCATCACATCCACCTTCTCCACCCCAAAATGGCACAAAAGAAACAGTTACCACACCCTGCAGACCTTTTGGTGTAAAAGAGATGATGATGAACTGGGGTGGGAACAGGTCATGAAGATCTGTCTAAAAAAGTCCCATTCAGGTGAGTTTGTACACACCATCAAGCAGCGAGCCTCTCATCAATTAGGGTTAGGAAACCAAGGTTTGATTCTCAGGAAATcacaatttcattcatttactcaatatGAATTTACAAAGTGCCTACATATTATCCGCTTCCACTTGCAGCCATTTCTAGATAAAAAAGAAACCTGGCATCTCAAAGGGGCCACCAAGTTCTCCCCCAGTCTACCACTGAAAGGACCTTTTTTGGAAATAGGTTTCTTCTGTACCTCTGGAAGGGTAACATCTTAAAGCTGAATCAACTTTAACCTGGAGGGCTAACATATTTAGCAATACTTGCATCCCAGACATACAACATTAAAAGATACACTAAATTCTGAAGGTAGCTATGCtgcaaaatagtttaaaattaaacaattgtACAGTATTCATTTATGCTTGAAATTCCAGTCCTAGACCAAGCTTGTGGCCACCAGCATTGACGTTCTTGCCATCCAGAAGAGCTGACAGTGTCAGTTTAATACCTGGCTTTAGAGTCTGAGTGTATCCTAAACCTATCAGGCTGGAGTTGTTCACTTTAGCCGAGAAGCAGGCGTCAGGGTCAATCTGATACTTGGCTGCTATTCCGAAGCGCGTGTTACTGTTTCCTGCTGTCCAGGCAAGATTGACAGCGGTCTCCAACTTCTTGTTCACTTTCTGGTAAATGGAGCCGCCAAACTCTGTCCCGTCATTCACATTAGTGTGAAGCTGGAATTCATCAGTCTTGTAGCCAACTGCAAAGTTGCTCTGGGTCACTCGGGATTTTGCAGTCTCAAAATTCATCTGGTAGCCGGCCAGCCAGCCCTCGTAACCTAGCACCAGAGCACCCCGGATGGAAGGCCCAGCAATGTCGAAATCCATGTCGCAGCCCAGGTTAATGTGCTCCCGCTTGTACCCTGTCttgattttagcattttttttcccagtgTTAGGTGAGAAGGATGAATCGAAGGTCAGCTTCAGTCCACGTGCAAGCTGATCTTCCACAGTAATCTCGGTGCCTAGTGTATTGTCGGTATTCCATTTCTCTGTAAACGTCAGGCCGTACTCAGTCCATCTGTACTTGGTTTCCAGACTGCCCGTCACTTTGGTGGTCTCAGTGTTGGCTGAGCCTGAGCTtgtaaattccaatccattctcagattttgttttcaaatcaagCTTTATTAAGCCAAATCCATAGCCCTTGGTGAAGACATCCCTGGCAGATTTGCCAAGATCGGCATACGTGGGTGGCACAGCCATCTTCTGCTCAGAGGATGTGGCGGCGGGCTCGGAGGCGGCTACGGCGGGGGCTGCGACGCGGAGGCAGGGAGCGGAGCCAGGGCCttagctcattttttaattgagttgttttgTCGTTATTGTTTGTAGTTCCTTGTGTATCctggatattaatctcttattAGGTAAGTGGTCTGcagatattttttcccattctatagtTTTCCCATTAAATCTAATGTTAACTCTGGATTTTTCATAGGTGCCCTTAATCATGTTGAAGAATTTCTTTTCTATTCCCAGATTGCtgagtgttttttgtttatttgtttgttttaacataaaagggtgttgggttttgtcaaatccttttctttatcaattatcactggcattttttttttaacttcatctATTAATATGGTGTACTGtgttgactgatttttgtatgttgaaccacccttgcatttctgggataaattctacttggtatggggtatatatacatacttttttttttttgagatggagtctctgtctgtcacccaggctggagtacagtggggcaatctcggctcactgcaagctccaactcccaggttcacgccattctcctgcctcagcctcctgagtagctgggactacaggtgcccaccaccacgcccggctaattttttgtgtttttagtagagacggggtttcaccctgttagccaggatggtctcgatctcctgacctcgtgatccacctgctccagcctcccgaagtgctgggattacaggcatgagccaccgcacctggccagggtataatttttttaacatgctGCTAGAatcagtttgctagtattctgttgaAGATCTTTACATCTATATTCATAGAATATgagcctctactttttttttcttgttatgtcTGTGTGTgactttggtatcagagtaattttggccccataaaatgagttaaataGTGTTTCTGCCTCTTCTGTTTTTTGAAAGAGTTGAGAAACATtcatgttaattcttctttaaacatttggtagaattcaccaatgaagcTATTTGGTCCTGAGATTTTCTTTGTTAAAAGTTCTTTGATTACTAATTTcatctctttacttgttataggtctattcagcatttctatttcttcttgagttaattttggtagtctgtatgtttctaggaatttgtccattttatctgggttttctaatttgttggtgTACAATTATTCGTATTATTTGCTtatactcttttatttctgtaaggtcgTTGGTAATGTCTCcacttttatttctgctttttgagTAATGTGAATCTTCTCTGTTTTTGCTTAGGTAAtctagctaaagttttgtcaattttaacACACCTTTTCAAGGAACcaacttttaatttcattgattctcTTTATTGTTTCTACTCCATTTCATGTGTCTCTGCtcttatcttcattatttccctccttctgcttgctttgatttagtttgctcttctttttctgcttCCTTAAGGTATAAAGTTAgattatttgagatctttcttctttaatgtaggcatttacagctatatatatccctctgcacactgctctCACTGCATcccataattttttattgtgtttttattttcatttatctcagagtactttttaatttcccttgtgattttttATTGAGCCATTGGTCATTTAAgagtgtgtttttaaatttccacataCTTGtgaaatttccagtttttcttctgttattcatttctaatttcaTCCCATTGAGATTggagaatatacattttatgatttcaatcttaaaatttattaaaacttgttttgtgacctaacatatgttctacctggagaatgtttcatgtgcacttgagaagaatatgtacTTTGTTGTCCTTGGGTGTTTTGTATATGTGGTAGGTCTTGTTGGTTTATAACTATAACTATAATTATAGTGTTATAGTTATAACACTATAAACTTGTTCAAGTCTcctatttctttgtttatcttTCATCTAGtttttctatccattattgaaagtgaggTGTTGAAATATCTAGAACATGTAGAGctgtctatttcttccttcaattctgtcagtttttgctttatatattttgggtcTCTTTTTTGGGGTGGATATATGTTTGTAATTTGTATATATCCTTGatggattgacccttttatcattatatagtgtccttctttgtctcttgtgacaaTTTAtgccttaaagtctattttgtctgatatcagTGTAGCCACTTCAACTCTCTTTCGGTTACTATTTGCATGTGTTGCCTTTTTCTGTTCTCTCACTTTCATTCAATTCATGTCCTTGGAGACAGTGTAGAGTTTGAtcatggtttgtttgtttaatccATTCTGAAAAATCTGTCATTTAATTGTAGAGtttaaaccatttacatttaatgtaattgctGATGGAGAGGgccttactcctgccattttgctattttttctatATCTCATATTTTTTGTccctcaatttcatttcattgctgCCTTCTTTTATGTTAGATAAATATTTTCCATATGCCATTTTGATTTCCTTCTCGTTTATTTTACTATacactttttagttattttcttagtggttgcctggggattacaattaattTATAACAATTAGATAAGTTCAAATTAGTACCAACTAATTTCAATAGTATAACAAACATTACTTCTGTATTCTGTTCTCCCATCTGTTTATGTTGTTATTGCCATCAGTTACATCTTTATGCATCATGTGCCCAtcaatgtatatttattattatttgtttatgtagttatttttgaaatcatatagaaaaaaagaggagTTACAAACCACAAATGCCTTTATACtgacttttctatttatttacatgATTACCTATACTGGTGTTCTTCATTTCTCCATGTAGATTCAAGTTTCTTtttagtgtcctttcatttcagtcTGAACGACCTCCTTTACACTTCTTGCAGGGCAGGTCTACTAGCAATGAACTCTCTCAGTT
Protein-coding sequences here:
- the LOC100982601 gene encoding voltage-dependent anion-selective channel protein 1; translation: MAVPPTYADLGKSARDVFTKGYGFGLIKLDLKTKSENGLEFTSSGSANTETTKVTGSLETKYRWTEYGLTFTEKWNTDNTLGTEITVEDQLARGLKLTFDSSFSPNTGKKNAKIKTGYKREHINLGCDMDFDIAGPSIRGALVLGYEGWLAGYQMNFETAKSRVTQSNFAVGYKTDEFQLHTNVNDGTEFGGSIYQKVNKKLETAVNLAWTAGNSNTRFGIAAKYQIDPDACFSAKVNNSSLIGLGYTQTLKPGIKLTLSALLDGKNVNAGGHKLGLGLEFQA